One window from the genome of Elaeis guineensis isolate ETL-2024a chromosome 5, EG11, whole genome shotgun sequence encodes:
- the LOC109505828 gene encoding uncharacterized protein isoform X1 — MLLSYFRRQKVFRRIFFAGQSLYLFRNYRLVGFCGELDWRKRVIRSRGGVVWDWGGGMAMPWGLAVYIMNMVWMVLEDWISSCVTVADDIAQALRTGDIGPFPIG, encoded by the exons ATGCTTTTGAGCTATTTTCGGAGGCAGAAAGTATTTAGAAGGATTTTTTTTGCAGGACAATCATTATACCTTTTTAGAAATTACAG GTTGGTTGGTTTCTGTGGAGAATTGGATTGGAGGAAGAGAGTGATCAGAAGTCGAGGAGGAGTGGTCTGGGACTGGGGTGGGGGCATGGCAATGCCATGGGGATTGGCTGTGTACATAATGAACATGGTTTGGATGGTTCTTGAGGATTGGATCTCGTCGTGTGTGACGGTCGCCGATGACATCGCTCAGGCACTCAGGACCGGCGACATCGGGCCGTTCCCCATTGGATGA
- the LOC109505828 gene encoding uncharacterized protein isoform X2 — translation MAMPWGLAVYIMNMVWMVLEDWISSCVTVADDIAQALRTGDIGPFPIG, via the coding sequence ATGGCAATGCCATGGGGATTGGCTGTGTACATAATGAACATGGTTTGGATGGTTCTTGAGGATTGGATCTCGTCGTGTGTGACGGTCGCCGATGACATCGCTCAGGCACTCAGGACCGGCGACATCGGGCCGTTCCCCATTGGATGA